From one [Ruminococcus] lactaris ATCC 29176 genomic stretch:
- a CDS encoding CoA-transferase, which yields MYEIMSADEAIRLIRDGDCICVNSFVGIENPTELHEAIYRRYQKMQSPTHLTMISSAGFGVWDEEHNAEGYIREGAVDKLICGHFGAMLSTKKLVLEDRFEAYNLPLGCISHAIRAQAGGLPGALSKVGLDIFVDPRREGPGINRVSIDDSLVKHVEVDGDEFLYYKLPKITIALIKGTAADRKGNITFDDMFMSGDALSICQAVKANRGKVIVQVDRLVDTPSRPRNAIIPGCLVDAIVVAEPEEKNEAYKALTGSFEIPYEEWNQWSEKLEQVSAKQPKNTTVANIIGKRAAKELRVDDIVNIGIGIPEMVSRYARKSGMLDMVTLTVESGGIGGFPVSGEAFGAMIGAASVYDMANQFDLYDNGGLDVCFMGALEVDKEGNINAHRGPGAFAGIGGFANITAKTPTVVFCLSFNAKGLEVTQKKGVVTIEKEGSVPKFVNKVKSVSFSAKRAISNGQKVLYVTERCVFRLTPKGLKLIEVYPGIDIQKDILSQLLFEVEI from the coding sequence ATGTATGAGATAATGAGTGCTGATGAGGCAATAAGGTTGATCCGGGATGGGGATTGTATTTGTGTAAATTCTTTCGTTGGGATTGAAAATCCGACAGAACTTCATGAAGCAATTTACCGCAGATACCAGAAAATGCAGTCACCAACGCATCTGACAATGATTTCCAGTGCAGGGTTTGGTGTTTGGGATGAAGAACATAATGCGGAAGGATACATAAGGGAAGGAGCAGTTGATAAGCTGATCTGTGGACATTTTGGAGCAATGCTCAGTACCAAGAAGCTGGTGCTGGAGGATCGGTTTGAGGCGTATAATCTTCCTCTTGGCTGTATTTCCCATGCAATCCGGGCACAGGCAGGAGGGCTTCCAGGAGCATTATCCAAAGTTGGACTGGATATTTTTGTAGATCCGAGAAGAGAGGGTCCGGGGATTAACCGTGTTTCGATTGACGATTCTCTTGTGAAACATGTCGAAGTAGATGGAGATGAATTTCTTTATTATAAACTGCCTAAGATCACGATCGCACTGATAAAAGGAACGGCAGCAGACCGGAAAGGGAATATCACCTTTGATGATATGTTTATGTCGGGAGATGCACTGTCAATCTGTCAGGCAGTAAAAGCGAACCGAGGTAAGGTGATTGTGCAGGTCGATCGTCTTGTTGATACGCCATCCCGTCCGAGAAATGCAATCATTCCAGGATGCCTCGTGGACGCAATTGTTGTAGCAGAACCGGAAGAAAAAAATGAAGCATATAAAGCATTAACCGGAAGTTTTGAAATTCCATATGAAGAGTGGAATCAGTGGAGTGAAAAGCTGGAACAGGTGTCTGCGAAGCAGCCAAAAAATACAACAGTAGCGAACATTATTGGCAAAAGAGCAGCAAAAGAACTGAGAGTCGATGACATTGTCAATATTGGAATCGGGATTCCGGAAATGGTTTCACGGTATGCAAGAAAAAGCGGTATGCTTGATATGGTGACACTGACGGTGGAATCCGGTGGAATCGGAGGATTCCCGGTTTCGGGTGAGGCATTTGGAGCAATGATCGGAGCGGCATCCGTTTATGATATGGCAAATCAGTTTGATCTTTATGACAATGGAGGTCTGGATGTTTGCTTTATGGGGGCGTTGGAAGTAGATAAAGAGGGAAATATTAACGCTCATAGAGGCCCTGGAGCATTTGCCGGAATAGGCGGATTTGCCAATATCACAGCAAAAACGCCAACCGTTGTATTCTGTCTGAGCTTTAATGCGAAAGGGCTAGAAGTTACGCAGAAAAAAGGTGTTGTAACAATTGAAAAGGAAGGTTCTGTTCCAAAGTTTGTAAATAAAGTAAAAAGTGTAAGTTTCTCCGCAAAACGTGCAATTTCAAATGGACAGAAAGTACTGTATGTGACAGAGAGGTGCGTATTCCGGCTGACACCAAAAGGGTTAAAGCTGATTGAAGTGTATCCGGGAATCGATATACAGAAAGATATTTTATCGCAGTTGCTGTTTGAAGTGGAAATATAG